One part of the Apus apus isolate bApuApu2 chromosome 23, bApuApu2.pri.cur, whole genome shotgun sequence genome encodes these proteins:
- the TOMM6 gene encoding mitochondrial import receptor subunit TOM6 homolog, producing the protein MAAGAAGAAAAPQGLRGWLRSAYRFATDRNDFRRNLLVNLGLFAAGVWVARNLTDIDLMAPQPVP; encoded by the exons atggcggcgggagcggcgggagcggcggcggctccgcaGGGGCTGCGCGGGTGGCTGCGGAGCGCCTACCGCTTCGCCACCGACCGCAACGACTTCCGCAG gaacCTGCTGGTGAACTTGGGGCTCTTCGCCGCCGGAGTCTGGGTCGCCCGGAACCTGACGGACATCGACCTGATGGCCCCGCAGCCCGTCCCGTAG